The Deinococcus misasensis DSM 22328 genome includes a region encoding these proteins:
- a CDS encoding ISAs1 family transposase, with translation MNPEQLKLAVQHFSELPDPRTNRGLNQPLINVIVIALCAVLSDADSFYDMEDFGELKRDWLSSFLDLHTGIPSHDTFNRVFARLDPTHFQACVLDW, from the coding sequence ATGAACCCCGAGCAACTGAAACTCGCAGTCCAGCACTTCTCTGAGCTCCCTGATCCCCGGACAAACCGAGGGCTCAATCAACCCCTCATCAACGTGATCGTCATTGCCCTGTGTGCTGTGCTCAGCGATGCAGACAGCTTCTATGACATGGAGGATTTTGGGGAACTCAAACGGGATTGGCTCTCAAGCTTCCTGGACCTCCACACCGGTATACCCTCCCATGACACCTTCAATCGGGTCTTCGCCAGGCTCGACCCTACGCACTTTCAAGCCTGTGTGCTCGACTGGG